DNA from Methanobacteriales archaeon HGW-Methanobacteriales-1:
GAGCAATCTCTTTATTGATTCCAGCATAAATTATCACACTAAAGAATACAATGCACAAAACTATAAGAACCGTGACCAGAACCCGAGTCCATATGGAAATATCCCAGGTCAAAATCAGTATTGCCGCCAGAACAGATATTATGATAAAGGGTAAAAATTCAAAAACTCTATCTGCAGTTGAAGAAGCGAATCCAAGCTCAAAAGGAGTTCCTTTAACTTCTCTTAGAATATATGCCCTTAATGGTTCCCCTCCAGCAGCACCAGGAGTTATATTATTCCCAAACAAGCTGGCAAATAGCATTACCATTAAACTAGTAAACTTAGGTGATTCATCTATTACATCCAGTATTAGCTTCCATCTTAGAGTCCATACAAGTATTATACATGCTTCTAAAATAAAACTAAGACCCAAAAGCCAGTAATTAGTTTTTTCAAGTGCACTTATAATGCCATCCAAACCTGCAAGAGCAGTAACAATGAATACAATTATGGCCGCAGCTATAAACGAAAGAATAATTTTCTTTTTATGTTCTCGGATAAACCCCAGAACATCCTCTTGTTCGACCTCTTTTTCTATAGGAGACATTTAATCACCAGTTAATGATAATGCACAGCATAAATGACATTACTATATTCAAAATCAATTTTAGTAAAATTAAATGAATAACACTCATTTAAAGAATATTATTTAAGAATAATTAATTTAATTTTAAAATTTCTAATAGTGATTTTCCATCATTTATTAGAGTAATTATCCTTTTTTCCGAATTTTTAATTTCCCATAACGATTTTATTGCCTCCTCAAAAATCTTTTGAGGAATTACAACAACACCACATTCATCACCCAAGATGTAATCTCCAGGATTAACTTTAATTCCATCAAAGCATAGATCAGTATTTATTTTTCCGTTTAAAAGAGGTTTTCCCGCATTGGGCACAATTGTCTTGGAGAAAACAGGATAATCCATATTTTTTATGGCATCAAAGTCCCTGCAAGCCCCATTAATTATTGTACCTGAAATTCCTTTTTTTTGTGCTGCTTTAGAGGTTAATTCGCCCCAAATTGCAGCTTTATGGCCTTCAACATTAATAAAAAGGATTTCACCAACTTTAGCTTGATCAATTGCTTTAACTGAAGTTCCCCAATCGAGTTCATTAGTTTGCACAGTTAAAACTCTTCCAAACGTTTTTTTACCATTAACCGATTTCACATAAGGTATAACACCATTAGATCCATTAATTTTTTGTAAAGCATCTGAAATTTGAGGAGTGGAAATAAAATCCAGATTTTTATCTAGATTTACTGAATCACTGGCCTTCTTTACTGCATCCAGGAAACTTTTAAAACTTGGAAATTCAGATTCATCTACTTGAGATTCCATTTTAGAAATATTTGGTTCTGAATTTTCGAGTTTTATTTTTGTTTTTTTAGAAGAAAACTTCCTCAGTAAAGAATTAGGAGAGATTTTTGAATTTTTATGGGTTTTATTATTTTTTACTGACATTAAATTCAGTCCTGAGGAGTAGTAACCTCTTCAACCATGGTGCGACCAGCTACTACTTCATCTACACTGTGAATAGAACCACCATAATCTTCAATAGCATTAGATATTTCTTCAAAGTTAAGGTCATTTCCTTGAATGGTGACTTTAATATTCTCTGTTTCCTTGTCAATTTCCATTAAAGTTATATTTACGCCCTCTACACCACCCAATTCACTTAAATATTTAGCATAGTAAGGAATGATTGGATCATGAGGTTTCAATATGTCTAAAACAATTCTAATTAGGCCTTTTGCCACTTATATTTCCTCCAAATAATTTTGAATAAGTATTCTATTAATTTATTTATATAATTGTAATTGATATTTCTTAATTGATACAATTAATTAATTACTCTTTTTATTATTTAATGTTAGTAAATTTTACTAATTAAAACTAATTCAACTTAGTTAATTAAAACTTTTGTGATAACTCAACTTTAAATTGAATGGATAAAATGAATCCAGATATTAATTAAATATAACGTGAATTTGTTAAATTAAATGTCATTATCAAAGTAAAGAACAAGAATAATTATTTTATGATTAATTTTATTAAAAAATTTTTATAATTGAATTAAAAACTTGAAAAAGTTCTAAAGATATAATAAAGTTAAATATAGTCAATTAAAGTTAAATACAATCCTAAATCTTTTTTTTCAGTTTCATTAACACATCTACAATTTTATATATGAGTTTAGGCATAATATTTGGTAGATACTATTACAGTCATCAAAAGGATTTATTTAACATGAGTTTTAGGAGATTATTACGTTTAAATGAAGAACTCGAGGAATTAAAATATTATGGTGAACAAGGAGTACCAATATTAATAGAGGGTAAAAAGGACGATAAAGCCCTTAGAGAACTGGGAATTAACGCTAATTTTATGAAAGTTTCTGGATCTCCCCTAAATCTCTTTGAAATTGCCGAGTTAGCGGCAGAATCATCATCCAAAGTAATTATTCTTACCGATTTTGATAAAAAAGGAAATCAATTAGCTAAAAAACTATCAAAAGATATTCAAGGTTTGGGATCATACCCAGATATGCAAATAAGGCGCAGAATCATGGGAATGACCCGTAAATATATCAAAGACATACAGAGTCTTCCTAAACATATTAATAAGCTGGAACTTGATGTTTATCCTTCTGGATGCTGTTGGTGATCACTGTTATCCATCTGTAATGGATTTTAGTATCAAACATTACAGATCATCTATTAATTGATAACTAAATTATCCCTGCAAGTATCTAAGTAATTAGGGAGGCTTAACATGGGAAAAGCAGAAGAAATAAGTACAACTAAATATCTCATTCACGCTCAAATTAATGCTAATGGAATCGTGGAAAAGCCTGACGTGGTTGGTGCCATATTTGGCCAAACTGAAGGACTTTTAAGTAACGATTTGGATCTAAGAGAACTACAAAAAACTGGGAGAATAGGTCGAATTAAAGTAAATATTACCTCCCGAGGGGGTCGATCTAAAGGAGAAATAGTTATACCTTCCAGTCTAGATCGAGTAGAAACTGCCATATTAGCTGCATCTTTAGAGACTATAAACCGAGTAGGACCCTGCGAGGCCTATATTCAAGTTTCTAAAGTAGAAGATGTTCGCGCAGTTAAAAGGAAAAAAGTAGTGGACCGGGCAAAAGAAATATATGCCGGAATGATGGATGAAGTCACTCCTGAAAGTCTGAAAATGATTGAAGAAGTGAAAGAGGCCATGCGTATCCACGAAATAACCGATTTTGGGGATGAAAAACTCCCTGCAGGTCCAAATGTCCATACTTCAGATGCTATTCTAGTAGTAGAAGGTCGATCTGATGTTCTAAATCTTTTAAAACATGGAATTAAAAATGCTATTGCTGTGGAAGGCGTAAGTGTTCCAAAGACTGTGGCCGATTTAACCCGTAAAAAGACCGTTACTGCATTTGTAGATGGTGATAGGGGTGGAGAACTGATTTTAAAAGAACTTCTCCAAGTAGGAGAAATTGATTACGTTACTCGAGCTCCTAGAGGAAAAGAAGTAGAAGATTTGGGTAAAGACGAGATTATGGTAGCTCTTAGAGATAAAATGCCTATAGAACAAATGTTCCATGATTTGGGTATTAAGGTAGAACCTAAGAGTGAAGATAAAATGGTGGTTCTCAAAAACATTCTAACCGAGCTAGAAGGTTCTGGAAATGCTGAGATATTAGATGACGCCTTAAACATCTTAAAAGAAGTTAAAGTAGAAAATCTATACGATGAATTAAAAAAGATCAATAACCACCCCTACGCTGTAGTTTTTGACGGCGTAGTTAGTCAGAGACTTCTTGATATTGCCCATGAGAAAGGTATTAAACATATCGTTGCCATTCGATCTGGAGAAATTGTCAAAAAGCCTGAAAAAGTGAAATTAATCACTCGCTAATTTAATAAATAAGATTTATAATCTTATATTAAATATTCTTTTAAAAAAGAATATTATAAACAAAAACGGAAGATTTCTTCCAAATTTTATTTTTTTATAATTTTTTAATAGCTAAATTCAAAATTAAATTCCAACTGTTAAAATAATTCCATTCATAAATTCAAAAAAGAATATCATTAATTTATGAAAAAATTTGAAGGAAATTATAGATAAATTGTACTAAATAATGCAAAAAGAAGGCATCAAAATGTACATCAATATCAAAAACAATCTGGAAAATATTGAAACCACAAAAGATATTATTATTCCTAAAGATCCTCTTGAAAGGGTTATAGGGCATGAAGATATTATTCAACTTGTTAAAATTGCAGCAAAACAAAGAAGAAATCTTTTACTGGTAGGCCCTCCGGGAATTGGAAAATCTCTTATTGCTCAGGCCATTTCTTTTCATTTAACTCAACCTTCTGAGGAAATAAGTGCAGTTC
Protein-coding regions in this window:
- a CDS encoding dimethylmenaquinone methyltransferase: MSVKNNKTHKNSKISPNSLLRKFSSKKTKIKLENSEPNISKMESQVDESEFPSFKSFLDAVKKASDSVNLDKNLDFISTPQISDALQKINGSNGVIPYVKSVNGKKTFGRVLTVQTNELDWGTSVKAIDQAKVGEILFINVEGHKAAIWGELTSKAAQKKGISGTIINGACRDFDAIKNMDYPVFSKTIVPNAGKPLLNGKINTDLCFDGIKVNPGDYILGDECGVVVIPQKIFEEAIKSLWEIKNSEKRIITLINDGKSLLEILKLN